In Equus caballus isolate H_3958 breed thoroughbred chromosome 26, TB-T2T, whole genome shotgun sequence, the following are encoded in one genomic region:
- the JAM2 gene encoding junctional adhesion molecule B isoform X1, whose protein sequence is MARRSRHRLLLLLLRYLVVALGYHKAYGFSAPKDQQVVTAIEYQEVILACKYPKKTISSRLEWKKLGRSVSFVYYQQALQGDFKERAEMIDFSIRIKNVTRNDAGKYRCEVSAPSEQGQNLEEDTVTLEVLVAPAVPSCEVPHSALSGTVVELRCQDKEGNPAPEYTWFKDGIRLVGNSKVGSQSTNSSYSMNTKSGTLQFNTVSKMDSGEYSCEARNSVGHRKCPGKRMQVDDLNISGIIAAVVVVALVISVCGLGVCYAQRKGYFSRRVVLHRKPLQ, encoded by the exons ATCATAAGGCCTATGGATTCTCTGCCCCCAAAGACCAGCAAGTAGTCACAGCAATAGAGTATCAAG AGGTTATTTTAGCCTGTAAATATCCAAAGAAGACCATTTCCTCCAGATTAGAGTGGAAGAAACTGGGGCGGAGTGTCTCCTTTGTCTACTATCAACAGGCTCTTCAAG GTGATTTTAAAGAACGAGCTGAGATGATAGATTTCAGTATACGGATCAAAAATGTTACaagaaatgatgctgggaaatATCGTTGTGAAGTTAGCGCCCCATCTGAGCAAGGCCAAAATCTGGAAGAGGATACGGTCACTCTAGAAGTACTAG TGGCTCCAGCAGTTCCATCATGTGAAGTACCCCATTCTGCTCTGAGTGGAACTGTGGTAGAGCTACGATGTCAAGACAAAGAAGGGAATCCAGCTCCTGAATACACGTGGTTTAAGGATGGCATCCGTTTGGTAGGGAATTCAAAAGTTGGCTCCCAAAGCACCAACAGCTCATACTCAATGAATACAAAATCTGGAACTCTG CAATTTAATACTGTTTCAAAAATGGACAGCGGAGAATACTCCTGTGAAGCCCGTAATTCTGTTGGACATCGCAAGTGTCCTGGGAAACGAATGCAAGTAG ATGATCTCAACATAAGTGGCATCATAGCAGCCGTAGTAGTTGTGGCCTTAGTGATTTCCGTCTGTGGCCTTGGCGTGTGCTATGCTCAGAGGAAAGGCTATTTTTCAA GAAGAGTAGTTCTGCATCGAAAGCCACTGCAATGA
- the JAM2 gene encoding junctional adhesion molecule B isoform X2: MARRSRHRLLLLLLRYLVVALGYHKAYGFSAPKDQQVVTAIEYQEVILACKYPKKTISSRLEWKKLGRSVSFVYYQQALQGDFKERAEMIDFSIRIKNVTRNDAGKYRCEVSAPSEQGQNLEEDTVTLEVLVAPAVPSCEVPHSALSGTVVELRCQDKEGNPAPEYTWFKDGIRLVGNSKVGSQSTNSSYSMNTKSGTLQFNTVSKMDSGEYSCEARNSVGHRKCPGKRMQVDDLNISGIIAAVVVVALVISVCGLGVCYAQRKGYFSKETSFQKSSSASKATAMSENDFKHTKSFII; this comes from the exons ATCATAAGGCCTATGGATTCTCTGCCCCCAAAGACCAGCAAGTAGTCACAGCAATAGAGTATCAAG AGGTTATTTTAGCCTGTAAATATCCAAAGAAGACCATTTCCTCCAGATTAGAGTGGAAGAAACTGGGGCGGAGTGTCTCCTTTGTCTACTATCAACAGGCTCTTCAAG GTGATTTTAAAGAACGAGCTGAGATGATAGATTTCAGTATACGGATCAAAAATGTTACaagaaatgatgctgggaaatATCGTTGTGAAGTTAGCGCCCCATCTGAGCAAGGCCAAAATCTGGAAGAGGATACGGTCACTCTAGAAGTACTAG TGGCTCCAGCAGTTCCATCATGTGAAGTACCCCATTCTGCTCTGAGTGGAACTGTGGTAGAGCTACGATGTCAAGACAAAGAAGGGAATCCAGCTCCTGAATACACGTGGTTTAAGGATGGCATCCGTTTGGTAGGGAATTCAAAAGTTGGCTCCCAAAGCACCAACAGCTCATACTCAATGAATACAAAATCTGGAACTCTG CAATTTAATACTGTTTCAAAAATGGACAGCGGAGAATACTCCTGTGAAGCCCGTAATTCTGTTGGACATCGCAAGTGTCCTGGGAAACGAATGCAAGTAG ATGATCTCAACATAAGTGGCATCATAGCAGCCGTAGTAGTTGTGGCCTTAGTGATTTCCGTCTGTGGCCTTGGCGTGTGCTATGCTCAGAGGAAAGGCTATTTTTCAA AAGAAACCTCCTTCCA GAAGAGTAGTTCTGCATCGAAAGCCACTGCAATGAGTGAAAAT gaTTTCAAGCACACAaaatcatttataatttaa